The window TTGCGCGTCGTCGATGTGTGGGGTGGCAGAGGCCATCGAGTGGCCGACACAAATGTGAGCTGCGACGGCGAACACCCATGACGGTGGTGGATCAGGCCGGTGGGGCGCTCTGCGAAGCGAAGTAGAGGAGGAGCCGCCCGGCCTGCAGGGGCGGGCGGCGGGGGACATGAGCGCACCAGAGCGCCCCGCCGGCCTGATCTCGCGCCAGACGCGCACCCATCTCGTCTGTTCGAACGCAACCGCCTATCAAACCGGAAACTGCGTCGTCGACAGCACCTGCTTGAGCACCATGAACGAGCGGATCTGTCGCACGCCCGGCAGGTGCAGCAGCTGCTCGGCATGCAGGCGATTGAAGCTGTCGTTGTCGCGCGTGCGCACCAGCATGAAGTAGTCGAACTCGCCGGTCACCACGTGGCACTCCATGCAGCCCGACACCCGGGCGGCGGCCTTCTCGAAGTCGGCGAAGGAGTCGGGTGTGGAGCGGTCCAGCACCACGCCGATCATCACCAGCATGCCGGCGTCCAGCGCGGCCGGGTTCAGCAGCGCGACGATGCCCTTGATCAGCCCCGCCTGCTTGAGCCGCTCGACGCGGCGCAGGCAGGCCGGCGCGCTGAGGTTCACCTTGGCGGCCAGCGCCACGTTCGACACCGAGGCGTCGCGCTGCAGCGCCCGCAGGATGGCCTTGTCGGTGCGGTCCAGGCTCGCCGGGGGCGGTGGTGTCGTCGCACGAGAGGGCGCGACACATTGACGAACTTTTGTTGCGCACATTTTTTATTTCAAGCAATTCAAAGATTAATTCATGCCGGTCGGCCTATCTATGCTGCGCAATAACGGCCTTCTTTGCAACCCTGGTTTCAGACGATTTTCCTAAGATGACGACCATCGTCTTCGCCCTCGCAGGAACCCCGCCATGAACCTCCAGCGCTTCCCTCGCCATCCGCTCACCTTCGGGCCCACGCCCATCCAGCCGCTCAAGCGCCTGAGTGCGCACCTCGGCGGCCAGGTCGAGCTCTACGCCAAGCGCGAGGACTGCAACAGCG is drawn from Methylibium petroleiphilum PM1 and contains these coding sequences:
- a CDS encoding Lrp/AsnC family transcriptional regulator, which produces MCATKVRQCVAPSRATTPPPPASLDRTDKAILRALQRDASVSNVALAAKVNLSAPACLRRVERLKQAGLIKGIVALLNPAALDAGMLVMIGVVLDRSTPDSFADFEKAAARVSGCMECHVVTGEFDYFMLVRTRDNDSFNRLHAEQLLHLPGVRQIRSFMVLKQVLSTTQFPV